In Enterobacter sp. 638, a single window of DNA contains:
- a CDS encoding fimbrial protein, producing the protein MFNVKKMVLASTLTLIASTSYCQSVFSADQVTINITGNVVASPCQVNPDSANINIDLGQDLQSADLNTAGSGSAWKPINVVLENCPAGTSSVTATFNGTPDADDPESLYTNTGTATQVAVQLEGLTEEKYGNGKTSTIDIASVTDGKPTWKLQTRAFSKNGSVTPGTINSVVTMSFAYN; encoded by the coding sequence ATGTTTAACGTAAAAAAAATGGTACTCGCTTCAACACTCACGCTTATCGCATCAACATCGTATTGCCAGAGCGTTTTCTCGGCGGATCAGGTTACGATTAATATCACCGGTAACGTCGTAGCCTCCCCATGCCAGGTAAATCCGGACAGCGCGAACATTAATATCGATCTCGGTCAGGACTTACAGAGCGCCGATCTCAATACCGCTGGCAGCGGTTCTGCATGGAAACCCATCAACGTCGTGCTAGAGAATTGCCCGGCAGGAACCTCCAGCGTGACAGCCACCTTCAATGGCACTCCAGATGCAGACGACCCTGAAAGTTTGTACACAAACACCGGTACAGCCACCCAAGTTGCCGTACAGCTGGAAGGTTTAACAGAAGAGAAATACGGTAACGGGAAAACCTCAACTATCGATATCGCTTCAGTGACCGATGGCAAACCGACCTGGAAACTGCAAACCCGCGCATTCAGTAAAAATGGTAGCGTAACGCCAGGTACGATTAACTCTGTCGTCACGATGTCATTTGCCTATAACTAA
- a CDS encoding fimbria/pilus periplasmic chaperone produces the protein MKPAIITSSSYYCFLTALLLSLRWRITSFASSVILGVKRVIYRQSQKHTSTDLINQQGVKSSGFFINPPQWVLQLSKMNVLRIIYVGQIPPQYKESVFYLNNKAIPSTENKMQGMNNPPSDQTLDDYGAVTPVFTCKA, from the coding sequence ATGAAACCTGCAATTATAACTTCATCGTCTTACTATTGTTTTTTAACGGCATTATTACTTTCTCTACGATGGAGGATTACATCCTTCGCATCCAGTGTAATTCTTGGCGTTAAACGTGTGATTTATCGTCAGTCACAAAAGCATACAAGTACTGATTTAATCAATCAGCAAGGTGTGAAATCCAGTGGTTTTTTTATTAATCCGCCGCAGTGGGTCCTTCAACTTTCAAAAATGAATGTGCTACGCATTATTTATGTCGGTCAAATACCGCCCCAGTACAAAGAATCCGTTTTTTACCTTAACAATAAAGCGATTCCATCAACTGAGAACAAAATGCAGGGGATGAACAATCCCCCCTCCGACCAAACTCTGGATGATTACGGTGCTGTGACGCCTGTTTTCACCTGTAAAGCCTAA
- a CDS encoding fimbrial biogenesis usher protein — protein sequence MKYIKKIRVALALNWRFSPLALMIGTCLWSGNVLAEEYFNPAFLSEGKGQVADISRFENDAGQAAGTYRVDIFLNNDFIASHDVEFKNRKDVESPGTAPDDTGLIACLSTKTMSDLGLDLSIPADKKSAATGECINIASLIEGAKASFDFGHQRLDLSVPQVALKSSARGYIPPEKWDQGINALLLNYSFNGSKSKASNNKSSSNFLGLNSGINVGPWRYREYSTFNRSTSSNGETSNKWQHISGYVERTIIPLKGELTAGDSYTSGEVFDSVSFRGVQLASDDNMLPDSLKGFAPTVRGIAKSNAQVTIKQNGYVVYQTYVAPGAFSIEDLFPTSSSGDLMVEVKEQDGSIFSYSVPYSAVPMLQREGRVKYSVTAANYRTSNEEQDEVAFGQGTLTWGLPHGFTLYGGTQLSNNYHALAAGVGLNMGNWGAFSTDITHANSTLIDGSQHTGNSVRLLYAKSLNELGTNFQLTGYRYSTSGYYSFADTTYKHMDGYNSDPENEDDDRNNDHPDWYDYYNLFYTKRGKMQVNISQQLGQLGSIYLSGSEQTYWHTEDKDTLVQFGYNTAWHDINMGVSYNYSKSTGQSLPDQMIALNVSLPLGKWLTTEGSNASHNAYATWSSSRDNKGSVSQNAGVSGTLLEGNNLSYTVQQGNGNQGAGNSGNASLAHQGGYGSSNVGYNYSDNGKSQQLTYGVAGGIVAHRQGVTFSQPLGETNVLIEAPGADRVKVDNVTGVKTDWRGYAVVPFATNYRKNRIALDTTTLGDKVDLENAVVDVIPTKGALVRASFDAHVGIRALLTLMHNNQLIPFGATVTRDDELTSGIVGDEGQVYLSGLTPQGKLKVQWGEGADQTCVAEYKLPQAAENKALTQANVLCR from the coding sequence ATGAAATACATAAAAAAAATACGTGTTGCGCTTGCCTTGAACTGGCGTTTTTCGCCACTGGCGTTGATGATCGGTACCTGCCTTTGGTCCGGCAACGTGCTGGCAGAGGAATATTTTAACCCTGCTTTTTTGTCAGAGGGAAAAGGGCAAGTGGCCGATATCTCACGCTTTGAAAACGATGCAGGACAAGCGGCGGGAACTTACCGCGTCGATATTTTTTTGAATAATGATTTTATCGCCAGCCATGATGTTGAATTCAAAAATCGCAAAGACGTTGAATCGCCAGGCACCGCACCAGACGATACAGGCCTGATTGCTTGTCTCTCCACCAAAACGATGAGTGACTTGGGTTTAGATCTCAGCATACCGGCTGATAAAAAGTCGGCGGCAACTGGAGAGTGCATCAATATTGCCTCGCTGATCGAGGGCGCTAAAGCCAGTTTTGATTTTGGTCATCAACGTCTGGACCTCAGCGTACCGCAAGTGGCGCTTAAGAGTTCAGCTCGCGGCTACATACCGCCGGAGAAATGGGATCAGGGGATCAATGCTCTGCTGCTGAACTACAGCTTTAATGGTTCAAAGAGCAAAGCCAGTAACAATAAAAGCAGCAGTAACTTTCTGGGCTTGAATAGCGGGATTAACGTTGGACCGTGGCGTTATCGCGAATATTCCACCTTTAACCGTTCTACCAGCAGTAACGGAGAAACATCAAACAAGTGGCAGCACATCAGTGGTTACGTTGAGCGCACAATCATTCCTTTGAAAGGAGAGCTGACCGCGGGTGATAGTTACACTTCAGGGGAAGTCTTTGATAGCGTCAGTTTTCGTGGCGTGCAGCTTGCATCGGATGACAATATGCTTCCGGATAGTCTGAAAGGCTTTGCGCCCACTGTGCGCGGCATAGCGAAAAGCAACGCGCAGGTGACCATCAAGCAGAACGGTTACGTGGTCTACCAGACCTATGTTGCGCCGGGCGCATTCTCCATTGAAGATTTGTTTCCCACCTCATCAAGCGGAGACTTGATGGTCGAGGTTAAAGAGCAGGATGGATCAATCTTTTCCTACTCCGTGCCTTACTCTGCAGTGCCTATGCTTCAGCGTGAAGGACGAGTGAAGTATTCAGTGACGGCGGCCAATTATCGCACCAGTAACGAGGAGCAGGATGAAGTTGCTTTCGGCCAGGGCACATTGACCTGGGGTTTGCCTCACGGCTTTACCCTTTACGGTGGCACTCAGCTGTCAAACAACTACCATGCACTCGCGGCTGGGGTAGGGTTAAATATGGGGAATTGGGGAGCATTCTCCACCGATATTACACATGCAAACAGTACGCTTATCGACGGCAGCCAGCACACTGGAAATTCAGTACGATTGCTTTACGCTAAATCATTGAATGAATTAGGCACGAACTTTCAGCTAACGGGTTATCGCTACTCTACTTCGGGCTATTATAGCTTTGCGGATACGACCTATAAGCATATGGATGGTTATAACAGCGATCCGGAAAACGAAGATGATGATCGCAACAACGACCATCCAGACTGGTACGACTATTACAACCTTTTTTACACCAAACGCGGCAAAATGCAGGTCAATATCTCCCAGCAACTGGGTCAGTTGGGGTCGATTTATCTGAGCGGAAGCGAGCAAACCTATTGGCACACAGAGGACAAAGATACGCTGGTACAGTTTGGCTATAACACCGCATGGCACGATATCAATATGGGCGTGAGCTACAACTACAGCAAGTCCACTGGGCAGTCACTTCCAGATCAAATGATCGCGTTAAACGTCTCGCTGCCATTAGGTAAATGGCTTACCACAGAGGGTAGCAACGCCTCACACAATGCTTATGCAACCTGGAGCAGCAGTCGGGATAACAAAGGGAGTGTTTCGCAAAATGCTGGAGTCAGCGGTACGTTGCTTGAAGGAAACAACCTGAGCTATACCGTTCAGCAAGGTAACGGTAACCAGGGGGCAGGCAACAGCGGCAATGCCAGCCTGGCACATCAGGGTGGCTACGGTAGCTCGAATGTGGGTTACAACTACAGCGACAATGGGAAATCTCAGCAATTAACTTATGGTGTGGCGGGAGGCATTGTTGCGCATCGCCAAGGGGTGACTTTTAGCCAGCCACTGGGAGAAACCAATGTCCTGATTGAAGCACCCGGTGCCGATCGTGTGAAAGTCGACAATGTAACGGGTGTGAAAACAGACTGGCGTGGCTACGCAGTGGTTCCCTTTGCCACCAACTATCGTAAAAATCGTATTGCGCTCGATACCACAACGCTCGGTGATAAAGTGGATCTTGAAAACGCTGTCGTGGACGTTATCCCCACTAAAGGCGCATTGGTTCGCGCTTCTTTTGATGCTCACGTCGGGATCAGAGCACTTTTAACACTTATGCATAACAACCAGCTCATTCCATTCGGTGCAACGGTCACGCGTGATGATGAATTGACGAGTGGCATCGTGGGTGATGAAGGACAGGTCTATCTTTCTGGGCTTACACCACAAGGCAAACTCAAGGTGCAGTGGGGGGAAGGGGCTGATCAAACGTGTGTCGCAGAATATAAACTTCCACAAGCTGCTGAAAATAAAGCGTTAACCCAAGCAAATGTACTTTGTCGCTGA
- a CDS encoding mechanosensitive ion channel family protein — MQELIAQVEELGIEINHTTSLVIIFGIILLTAVIVHLILHKVVLRLFEKRAQASSHLWLQIITQNKLFHRLAFTLQGIIVNIQAALWLQKGSEAAEITMTCAKLWVMVYALLSFFSLLDVIFNFSQKLATASQLPLKGIFQGVKLVSAIVVGILIISLLIGQSPAILISGLGAMAAVLMLVFKDPILGLVAGIQLSANDMLKPGDWLEMPKYGADGAVTDIGLTTVKVRNWDNTISNIPTWALVSDSFKNWSGMSASGGRRIKRSLSIDTTSIHFLDEDEQQCLIKAKLLKPYMAARHEEINLWNQENGEGESVLNLRKMTNIGTFRAYLNEYLRNHPRIRKDMTLMVRQLAPDANGLPIEIYAFTNTVIWAEYETIQADIFDHIYAVVEEFGLRIHQSPTGNDIRSLADAFAK; from the coding sequence ATGCAGGAATTAATTGCTCAGGTTGAAGAACTGGGGATCGAAATTAACCACACCACTTCGCTGGTGATTATCTTTGGCATCATTTTACTGACTGCCGTGATTGTCCACCTTATATTGCATAAGGTGGTTTTGCGTCTGTTCGAAAAGCGCGCGCAGGCCAGTTCTCATTTATGGCTGCAAATCATTACGCAGAATAAATTATTTCACCGTCTGGCCTTCACTCTACAAGGGATTATCGTCAACATTCAGGCGGCGTTGTGGTTACAAAAAGGCAGTGAAGCCGCAGAAATAACCATGACCTGCGCCAAACTGTGGGTCATGGTCTATGCCCTGCTGTCGTTCTTCTCTCTGCTGGATGTGATATTCAATTTTTCGCAAAAATTAGCGACGGCATCTCAGCTTCCGCTCAAAGGCATATTCCAGGGCGTCAAACTGGTCAGCGCAATTGTGGTTGGGATCCTGATTATTTCTCTGTTGATTGGTCAGTCTCCGGCCATTCTGATCAGCGGTTTAGGCGCTATGGCCGCCGTGCTGATGTTGGTCTTTAAAGATCCGATTCTTGGCCTTGTTGCTGGTATTCAGCTGTCTGCCAACGATATGCTCAAGCCCGGCGACTGGCTGGAAATGCCGAAATACGGCGCAGACGGGGCGGTCACGGATATCGGTCTGACCACCGTCAAAGTGCGCAACTGGGATAACACCATCAGCAATATTCCCACCTGGGCGCTGGTCTCTGATTCGTTTAAAAACTGGAGCGGCATGTCAGCATCGGGTGGACGGCGAATTAAGCGCAGCCTGAGTATTGATACCACCAGCATTCATTTTTTGGATGAGGACGAACAGCAATGTCTGATTAAGGCAAAACTACTTAAGCCTTATATGGCCGCGCGCCATGAAGAAATAAATCTGTGGAATCAGGAAAATGGCGAAGGCGAATCGGTATTAAATCTGCGCAAGATGACCAATATCGGGACGTTCCGCGCTTACCTGAATGAATATCTGCGCAACCACCCGCGCATTCGCAAAGATATGACGCTGATGGTTCGTCAGTTAGCGCCGGACGCGAACGGTTTGCCGATTGAAATTTATGCGTTTACCAACACGGTGATCTGGGCGGAATATGAAACCATTCAGGCGGATATTTTCGATCATATCTATGCCGTGGTGGAAGAATTTGGCTTGAGAATACATCAGTCGCCCACAGGAAACGATATCCGTTCACTGGCGGACGCCTTCGCGAAATAA
- a CDS encoding helix-turn-helix transcriptional regulator has protein sequence MTLMTEPVSSLQDDNRKQLGAFLRARRESLDPQRLGLPRSGRRRTPGLRREEVAMLADVGVTWYTWLEQGRDVNPSSVVMLAVAKALQCTATETRHLFVLAGLPLGEVPQQVPCEGISEGTRRLLDTLMPKPASIQKPNFDIVAWNDSFGHLMGVDFNAIPEEDRNCIYLFLTHPAWRSRLGKRADALPIFVSYFRAAMAEHRGDPQWEAKLARFFAVSEEFEALWHQGYDVRGVENQQKLFTHPQLGDFYLQQMYWYSAPRNGSRLLVYLPVDDEGEKVLAWLAENHD, from the coding sequence ATGACGCTGATGACCGAACCGGTATCTTCGTTGCAGGATGACAACCGCAAGCAGCTCGGCGCTTTTTTACGTGCGCGCCGGGAAAGTCTCGATCCGCAGCGTCTGGGTTTACCGCGAAGTGGACGGCGACGCACGCCGGGCCTGCGCCGTGAAGAGGTCGCCATGCTGGCCGATGTCGGCGTGACCTGGTACACCTGGCTTGAGCAGGGAAGGGACGTGAACCCGTCCAGCGTGGTTATGCTGGCGGTCGCGAAAGCGCTGCAATGCACCGCCACCGAAACGCGTCATCTGTTCGTTCTGGCTGGATTGCCCTTGGGCGAAGTACCGCAGCAAGTACCCTGCGAAGGGATCAGCGAAGGTACGCGGCGTTTACTCGACACGTTGATGCCAAAACCTGCCAGCATTCAGAAACCGAATTTCGATATTGTGGCGTGGAATGACAGTTTTGGTCATTTGATGGGCGTGGATTTCAACGCGATCCCCGAAGAAGACCGCAACTGTATTTACCTTTTTCTCACTCACCCCGCGTGGCGCAGTCGACTTGGCAAGCGCGCCGACGCGCTGCCGATTTTTGTCTCCTATTTCCGCGCGGCAATGGCGGAGCATCGCGGCGATCCGCAGTGGGAAGCCAAGCTGGCACGGTTCTTTGCGGTCTCAGAAGAGTTCGAAGCCTTGTGGCATCAGGGCTATGACGTGCGTGGGGTTGAGAATCAGCAGAAGCTCTTTACCCATCCGCAGCTGGGCGATTTTTATTTGCAGCAGATGTACTGGTATTCCGCACCTCGTAACGGCTCGCGGCTGCTGGTGTATTTGCCCGTCGATGATGAAGGGGAAAAGGTACTGGCGTGGCTGGCGGAAAATCATGACTAA
- a CDS encoding Gfo/Idh/MocA family oxidoreductase, giving the protein MINVGIIGSGFIGPAHIEALRRLGFVQVVALCDGSLEQAQEKAQALNIPHAYGNVEELLAHPDLHVVHNCTPNHLHAQINRQILRAGKHVFSEKPLCMTPDEARELVELAEQAGVVHGVSFVYRQFAMVRQAQSMMREGSVGRLFASHGSYLQDWMLLETDYNWRVDAALGGASRAVADIGSHWCDTVQFVTGRRIVEVMADLSIVWPTRKANVAGNQTFTQDDSAVFEDKAVATEDFGSVLFRFDDGSKGSFSVSQVSAGRKNRLSFEINGSEKSVAWDQEVPQQLWIGHRAQANQTLSDDPGLMNRDAADSAHFPGGHIEGWPDAFKNMMAQFYRAVQTGFMPEKPLFATFHDGANVMYIIDAIVKSHQRQHWVSVAR; this is encoded by the coding sequence ATGATTAATGTCGGGATTATCGGCAGCGGGTTTATCGGCCCGGCGCATATCGAGGCGCTGCGGCGTCTCGGTTTTGTGCAGGTCGTCGCGCTGTGCGACGGCTCGCTCGAGCAAGCGCAGGAAAAGGCGCAGGCGCTGAACATTCCTCACGCTTACGGGAACGTAGAAGAACTGCTCGCGCATCCGGATTTACATGTCGTGCATAACTGCACGCCAAATCATCTGCATGCGCAAATCAATCGCCAGATTCTGCGCGCGGGCAAACATGTGTTCTCGGAAAAACCGCTGTGCATGACGCCAGATGAAGCGCGCGAGCTGGTGGAATTAGCAGAGCAGGCGGGCGTTGTCCACGGCGTCAGTTTTGTCTACCGCCAGTTTGCGATGGTGCGCCAGGCGCAGAGCATGATGCGCGAGGGAAGCGTCGGGCGTTTATTTGCCTCGCACGGCAGCTATTTGCAGGACTGGATGCTGCTCGAAACCGACTACAACTGGCGCGTGGATGCTGCGCTGGGTGGTGCGTCGCGCGCCGTCGCTGATATTGGCTCGCACTGGTGCGACACGGTGCAGTTTGTCACCGGGCGACGGATCGTCGAGGTAATGGCCGATCTGTCTATCGTCTGGCCGACGCGCAAGGCGAATGTGGCGGGCAACCAGACGTTCACGCAGGACGATTCTGCGGTCTTTGAGGACAAAGCGGTGGCCACGGAAGATTTTGGCTCAGTGCTGTTCCGCTTCGACGATGGCAGCAAAGGCAGCTTTAGCGTTTCACAAGTCAGCGCCGGGCGTAAAAATCGCCTGAGCTTTGAAATCAACGGCAGCGAAAAGTCAGTCGCGTGGGATCAAGAAGTACCGCAGCAGCTGTGGATTGGCCATCGTGCGCAGGCCAACCAGACGCTGTCTGACGATCCGGGCCTGATGAATCGTGATGCTGCGGACAGCGCCCACTTCCCTGGCGGGCATATCGAAGGCTGGCCGGACGCGTTTAAGAACATGATGGCGCAGTTTTATCGTGCGGTGCAGACAGGCTTCATGCCCGAAAAACCGCTGTTTGCGACCTTCCATGATGGCGCGAACGTAATGTATATCATTGATGCCATAGTGAAAAGTCATCAGCGGCAGCACTGGGTCAGCGTCGCGCGATGA
- a CDS encoding fimbria/pilus periplasmic chaperone: MNTSFRLVASCILITAAHSACATVTIGGTRVIYEGDKKEVSLSVRNPDSSPYLIQTVVDNLNGSTQKTPFVITPPLYRLNGGRENVMRIILTGNIQQNQESMFWLRVKAIPSAPREKNTLQIAVATSIKLI; encoded by the coding sequence TTGAATACCTCATTTCGATTAGTAGCAAGCTGTATTTTGATAACCGCTGCACACAGTGCTTGCGCCACTGTAACCATTGGCGGCACACGTGTTATTTATGAAGGCGACAAAAAAGAAGTCTCTTTGAGCGTACGTAACCCGGACAGTTCGCCCTATTTAATTCAAACCGTGGTTGATAATCTCAATGGTAGTACACAAAAGACACCTTTTGTCATTACCCCACCGCTCTATCGCCTCAACGGCGGGAGAGAAAATGTGATGCGCATAATCCTTACAGGCAATATCCAGCAAAACCAAGAATCTATGTTTTGGTTACGAGTCAAAGCGATTCCGTCAGCTCCGCGTGAAAAGAATACTCTGCAAATAGCCGTAGCGACCAGTATTAAGCTTATTTAA
- a CDS encoding MFS transporter has protein sequence MNTSVVSPGRAGLILLLTGQMLPLIDTSITNVALDSITQSLHTSPTQLELIVALYGVAFAVCLALGSKLGDNLGRRRLFMWGVAAFGVASLLCGMAGTVEQLLAARVLQGAGAALIVPQILATLHVTLKGTAHAKAISLFGGIGGIAFIVGQMGGGWLVSADIAGLGWRNAFFINVPICLVVLALSRYYVPETRRETPSRIDWLGTALLAAILCCLLFPMALGAELHWPWFLQLALIAVIPLGLWMRTSALQKQQRGEHPLLPPRLLKLTSIRFGMLIALLFFSAWSGFMFCMALTMQSGLGMAPWQSGNSFIALGVAYFVSAWYAPKLIARHSMGRILLTGLTIQIAGLLLLMATFWRFGQANTALTLAPATILIGYGQALIVNSFYRIGMRDISSCDAGAGSAILSTLQQATVGLGPAVLGTLFLMLERHNGGHYPQAMIGFLGIEVLMMLALGGVALWLRHQLNAGPLPAAS, from the coding sequence ATGAATACGTCTGTTGTTTCACCAGGCCGTGCAGGCCTGATATTGCTTTTAACGGGCCAGATGCTGCCGCTGATTGATACGTCGATCACCAACGTTGCGCTGGATTCCATCACGCAATCGCTGCATACCAGCCCGACGCAGCTCGAACTGATCGTCGCCCTGTACGGCGTCGCATTTGCAGTCTGTCTGGCGCTGGGTAGTAAACTGGGCGATAACCTTGGCCGTCGTCGGCTGTTTATGTGGGGCGTTGCGGCATTTGGCGTGGCGTCGTTATTGTGCGGGATGGCGGGAACCGTTGAGCAACTGCTGGCTGCGCGCGTATTACAGGGCGCGGGCGCGGCGCTGATCGTCCCGCAAATCCTCGCGACGCTCCACGTCACGCTGAAAGGCACGGCGCATGCCAAAGCGATCAGCCTGTTTGGCGGCATCGGCGGGATTGCCTTTATCGTCGGGCAGATGGGCGGCGGCTGGCTGGTGTCGGCGGATATCGCCGGGCTGGGCTGGCGGAACGCCTTTTTTATTAACGTGCCGATCTGCCTGGTGGTCCTGGCCTTGAGCCGTTACTACGTCCCGGAAACCCGCCGTGAAACGCCCTCGCGCATTGACTGGCTAGGCACCGCGCTGCTGGCCGCTATCCTCTGCTGCCTGCTTTTTCCGATGGCGCTCGGCGCGGAGCTTCACTGGCCATGGTTCCTGCAACTGGCGCTGATTGCGGTGATCCCGCTTGGGCTGTGGATGCGCACCAGCGCGTTGCAAAAACAGCAGCGCGGCGAACATCCTCTGCTACCCCCTCGCTTGCTCAAACTGACCAGCATTCGTTTTGGGATGCTCATTGCCCTGCTGTTTTTCAGCGCCTGGTCGGGATTTATGTTCTGCATGGCGCTCACGATGCAGTCCGGTCTGGGTATGGCCCCGTGGCAATCAGGGAATAGTTTTATCGCGCTGGGCGTGGCCTATTTTGTCTCGGCCTGGTATGCGCCAAAACTGATCGCCCGCCACAGCATGGGGCGCATTTTACTGACGGGTTTGACGATACAAATCGCAGGTTTACTGCTGTTAATGGCGACGTTCTGGCGCTTTGGGCAGGCCAATACCGCCTTGACGCTGGCGCCTGCCACCATCCTGATTGGCTATGGTCAGGCGCTGATCGTGAACAGCTTTTACCGAATTGGGATGCGCGACATCAGCAGCTGTGACGCGGGGGCCGGAAGCGCCATTCTGAGTACCTTGCAGCAGGCAACCGTGGGTCTTGGTCCCGCCGTGCTCGGCACGTTGTTCCTGATGCTTGAGCGGCATAACGGCGGGCACTATCCGCAGGCGATGATCGGTTTTCTCGGCATTGAAGTGCTGATGATGCTGGCGCTGGGCGGTGTCGCGTTGTGGTTGCGCCACCAGTTGAATGCGGGCCCACTCCCCGCCGCCTCGTAA
- a CDS encoding helix-turn-helix domain-containing protein gives MKPENHILKIIEAISDPTRIRNGRERKIISVDNYEEAMTFILHSGTVAIHRSSDSLLLKFVEAPMIVGMNILIDTNEGFYMQAHSDVEYEILSNKSVIDIIERENLWKEAAYFFMFGVQRLLEAHQTSAGRTTYELIKQNLMSLMAEKDELRMMVNACDYIMDKTHISRSRVMKILSDLKTGDYIVIERGVLIKINKLPETY, from the coding sequence ATGAAACCTGAAAACCACATTCTAAAAATAATAGAAGCAATTTCTGACCCAACGCGTATACGAAATGGGCGTGAGCGTAAAATAATATCTGTGGATAACTATGAAGAAGCAATGACTTTTATACTTCATTCAGGGACAGTTGCAATACATCGTAGTAGCGACAGTTTATTATTAAAATTTGTAGAGGCCCCCATGATCGTGGGTATGAATATCCTCATTGACACTAATGAAGGTTTTTATATGCAGGCACACAGTGATGTAGAGTATGAAATACTCTCAAATAAAAGTGTGATTGACATCATTGAGCGTGAAAACCTCTGGAAGGAAGCCGCTTATTTTTTTATGTTTGGTGTTCAGCGGCTATTAGAAGCTCATCAGACATCAGCCGGACGCACAACATACGAATTGATTAAGCAAAATCTAATGAGCTTAATGGCGGAGAAAGATGAACTCCGCATGATGGTAAATGCTTGTGATTATATAATGGATAAAACTCATATATCGCGTAGCCGCGTAATGAAAATCCTAAGCGATCTCAAAACAGGTGATTATATTGTCATCGAGCGCGGAGTGCTTATCAAAATCAATAAACTTCCAGAAACATATTAA
- a CDS encoding LacI family DNA-binding transcriptional regulator, translating to MSIQKIAQLAGVSVATVSRVLNNSDKVKANNRERVLQAIKESNYQPNLLARQLRTSRSYMILVMVSNIANPFCAEVVKGIEAEAEKKGYRILLCNSGSNIERSRSGLSLLSGKIVDGIITMDAFSKLPELSALIGNAPWVQCAEYADSGTVSCVGINDVDASQHVVSQLADSGRSRIALINHDLSYKYARLRERGYKSVVHLRNLDYQVVQYASDLSSSAGMAAMKTLLADNPPDAVFAVSDTLAAGAMRAIEQAGLRVPQDIAVVGFDGTELAEMVSPQLSTIEQPSQDIGRKAVDLLLNKIDNPDAPTERVMLDWRYVARAST from the coding sequence ATGTCAATTCAGAAAATCGCCCAGTTGGCCGGTGTCTCGGTCGCTACCGTTTCGCGTGTGCTTAATAACAGCGATAAGGTCAAAGCGAACAACCGCGAGCGCGTTTTACAGGCGATTAAAGAGAGCAATTATCAGCCGAACTTACTGGCGCGTCAGCTCCGCACATCCCGCAGCTATATGATTCTGGTGATGGTCTCGAACATCGCTAACCCGTTCTGCGCCGAAGTGGTGAAAGGCATTGAAGCCGAAGCCGAGAAAAAGGGCTACCGCATTCTGCTGTGCAACTCCGGTTCCAATATCGAACGTTCGCGTTCTGGCTTGAGCCTGCTCTCCGGTAAAATCGTTGACGGCATTATCACTATGGACGCGTTCTCAAAACTTCCGGAACTCTCCGCGCTAATCGGCAATGCGCCGTGGGTGCAGTGCGCCGAATACGCCGATTCAGGCACCGTTTCCTGCGTGGGGATCAACGATGTGGACGCGTCGCAGCACGTTGTCAGCCAGCTGGCGGACAGCGGGAGAAGCCGCATTGCGCTGATCAACCATGATTTAAGCTACAAATATGCACGTCTGCGCGAGCGCGGCTATAAAAGCGTGGTGCATCTGCGCAATCTGGATTATCAGGTGGTGCAGTATGCGAGCGATCTCAGCTCCAGCGCGGGCATGGCGGCGATGAAAACGCTGCTGGCGGATAATCCGCCGGATGCCGTGTTTGCGGTGTCGGACACGCTGGCGGCGGGGGCGATGCGTGCCATTGAACAGGCGGGATTACGCGTTCCTCAGGACATCGCCGTGGTGGGTTTTGATGGCACCGAACTGGCAGAAATGGTCTCTCCGCAGCTCAGCACCATCGAGCAGCCGTCGCAAGATATTGGGCGCAAAGCGGTCGATCTGCTGCTCAACAAAATCGATAATCCGGATGCGCCCACCGAGCGAGTGATGCTGGACTGGCGCTATGTGGCGCGCGCCAGTACCTGA